Proteins from a single region of Ailuropoda melanoleuca isolate Jingjing chromosome 15, ASM200744v2, whole genome shotgun sequence:
- the UCN3 gene encoding urocortin-3 has protein sequence MLTPTHFLILLLLLLPGAPRPGLSQKLHRARSFFSCVNTALSEVRKSPLKVPPTLSKRPFAYLPSQDPSSGEDKEKEEEEEDKKKRTFPGSGAGSGAGSARYKYVPPAQLKGRVYQDKAKSDRRTKFTLSLDVPTNIMNVLFNIAKAKNLQAKAAANALLMAQIGRKK, from the coding sequence ATGCTGACGCCCACCCACTTCCTGatcttgctgctgctgctgctcccaggGGCCCCCCGGCCAGGCCTCTCCCAGAAGCTCCACCGAGCCAGGTCCTTCTTCAGCTGTGTCAACACAGCCCTGTCGGAGGTCAGGAAGAGCCCACTGAAGGTTCCACCAACGCTGAGCAAGAGACCCTTCGCCTACCTGCCCAGCCAAGACCCCTCCTCAGGAGAGgacaaggagaaggaggaggaggaagaggacaagaaGAAGAGGACCTTCCCAGGCTCTGGGGCCGGCAGTGGAGCGGGAAGCGCCCGGTACAAATACGTGCCCCCAGCTCAGCTCAAGGGGAGGGTGTACCAGGACAAGGCCAAGAGTGACCGGCGCACCAAGTTCACGCTGTCCCTCGACGTCCCCACGAATATCATGAACGTCCTCTTCAACATTGCCAAGGCCAAGAACCTGCAGGCCAAGGCAGCCGCCAACGCGCTCCTGATGGCACAGATTGGGCGTAAGAAGTAG
- the TUBAL3 gene encoding tubulin alpha chain-like 3 isoform X3 has product MRECLSIHIGQAGIQIGDACWELYCLEHGIQPDGVVLNSDQLESANLEHMDTSFNTFFCETRAGKHVPRALFMDLEPAVIDGIRAGRHRSLFHPEQLVSGKEDAANNYARGRYSVGSEIIDLVLERIRKLAEQCSGLQGFLIFRSFGGGTGSGLTSLLMEQLSIEYSRKTKLEFSVYPAPRISTAVVEPYNSVLTTHSTLEHADCTFMVDNEAIYDICHHKLGVERPSYASINRLIGQAVSCITASLRFEGPLNVDLIEFQTNLVPYPRIHFPMTTFAPIISADNAYREELSVSDITAACFDFSNQLVKCDPRLGKYMACCLLYRGDVVPKDVNAAIAAMKSRNSVQFVDWCPTGFKVGINNQPPTVMPGGDLAKVQRAVCMLSNTTAVVEAWARLDHKFDLMYAKRAFLHWYIREGMEEGEFSEAREDLAALEKDYEEMGQSF; this is encoded by the exons ATG AGGGAGTGCCTTTCCATCCACATTGGCCAAGCTGGTATCCAGATTGGGGATGCTTGCTGGGAACTCTATTGCCTGGAACATGGAATCCAGCCAGATGGCGTTGTTCTCAACAGTGATCAGCTGGAAAGTGCAAACTTGGAGCATATGGATACATCTTTCAATACCTTTTTTTGTGAGACGAGAGCTGGGAAGCATGTGCCCAGAGCACTCTTCATGGATCTGGAACCCGCAGTTATAG ATGGGATTCGAGCCGGCCGGCACCGCTCTCTCTTCCACCCAGAGCAGCTCGTCAGCGGGAAGGAAGACGCCGCAAACAACTATGCCCGCGGTCGCTACTCTGTGGGGTCCGAGATCATCGACCTTGTGCTGGAGAGGATCCGAAAGCTG GCAGAGCAGTGCAGTGGACTCCAGGGATTTTTGATCTTCCGAAGCTTTGGAGGAGGCACCGGATCGGGATTGACGTCTCTCTTAATGGAGCAGCTCTCGATAGAATACAGCCGGAAGACGAAACTGGAGTTCTCTGTCTATCCGGCCCCCAGGATCTCCACTGCTGTAGTGGAGCCTTACAACTCCGTCCTCACCACGCACTCCACCCTGGAGCACGCGGACTGCACCTTCATGGTGGACAACGAGGCCATCTATGACATCTGCCACCATAAACTTGGTGTCGAGCGCCCCTCTTACGCCAGCATTAATAGGCTGATAGGTCAGGCGGTCTCTTGCATTACTGCTTCCCTCCGGTTTGAAGGGCCCTTGAATGTGGACCTCATTGAATTCCAGACCAACCTAGTACCTTATCCAAGAATACATTTCCCCATGACAACCTTCGCCCCCATCATCTCTGCAGACAACGCCTACCGCGAGGAGCTCTCTGTGTCCGACATCACCGCTGCTTGCTTTGACTTCTCCAATCAGCTGGTCAAGTGCGACCCTCGGCTGGGGAAGTACATGGCCTGCTGCCTACTCTACAGAGGGGACGTGGTCCCCAAAGATGTGAATGCAGCCATTGCAGCCATGAAGTCAAGGAACTCTGTGCAGTTTGTGGACTGGTGTCCAACTGGCTTCAAGGTGGGCATCAACAACCAGCCACCCACAGTGATGCCAGGAGGGGACCTGGCCAAGGTCCAGCGGGCCGTGTGCATGCTGAGCAACACCACGGCCGTCGTGGAGGCCTGGGCCCGCCTGGACCACAAGTTTGACCTCATGTACGCCAAGAGGGCGTTTCTGCACTGGTACATCAGGGAAGGCATGGAGGAAGGCGAGTTCTCAGAGGCCCGGGAAGACTTGGCCGCTCTGGAGAAGGATTACGAAGAAATGGGACAAAGTTTCTGA
- the TUBAL3 gene encoding tubulin alpha chain-like 3 isoform X1, whose amino-acid sequence MDTSFNTFFCETRAGKHVPRALFMDLEPAVIDGIRAGRHRSLFHPEQLVSGKEDAANNYARGRYSVGSEIIDLVLERIRKLAEQCSGLQGFLIFRSFGGGTGSGLTSLLMEQLSIEYSRKTKLEFSVYPAPRISTAVVEPYNSVLTTHSTLEHADCTFMVDNEAIYDICHHKLGVERPSYASINRLIGQAVSCITASLRFEGPLNVDLIEFQTNLVPYPRIHFPMTTFAPIISADNAYREELSVSDITAACFDFSNQLVKCDPRLGKYMACCLLYRGDVVPKDVNAAIAAMKSRNSVQFVDWCPTGFKVGINNQPPTVMPGGDLAKVQRAVCMLSNTTAVVEAWARLDHKFDLMYAKRAFLHWYIREGMEEGEFSEAREDLAALEKDYEEMGQSF is encoded by the exons ATGGATACATCTTTCAATACCTTTTTTTGTGAGACGAGAGCTGGGAAGCATGTGCCCAGAGCACTCTTCATGGATCTGGAACCCGCAGTTATAG ATGGGATTCGAGCCGGCCGGCACCGCTCTCTCTTCCACCCAGAGCAGCTCGTCAGCGGGAAGGAAGACGCCGCAAACAACTATGCCCGCGGTCGCTACTCTGTGGGGTCCGAGATCATCGACCTTGTGCTGGAGAGGATCCGAAAGCTG GCAGAGCAGTGCAGTGGACTCCAGGGATTTTTGATCTTCCGAAGCTTTGGAGGAGGCACCGGATCGGGATTGACGTCTCTCTTAATGGAGCAGCTCTCGATAGAATACAGCCGGAAGACGAAACTGGAGTTCTCTGTCTATCCGGCCCCCAGGATCTCCACTGCTGTAGTGGAGCCTTACAACTCCGTCCTCACCACGCACTCCACCCTGGAGCACGCGGACTGCACCTTCATGGTGGACAACGAGGCCATCTATGACATCTGCCACCATAAACTTGGTGTCGAGCGCCCCTCTTACGCCAGCATTAATAGGCTGATAGGTCAGGCGGTCTCTTGCATTACTGCTTCCCTCCGGTTTGAAGGGCCCTTGAATGTGGACCTCATTGAATTCCAGACCAACCTAGTACCTTATCCAAGAATACATTTCCCCATGACAACCTTCGCCCCCATCATCTCTGCAGACAACGCCTACCGCGAGGAGCTCTCTGTGTCCGACATCACCGCTGCTTGCTTTGACTTCTCCAATCAGCTGGTCAAGTGCGACCCTCGGCTGGGGAAGTACATGGCCTGCTGCCTACTCTACAGAGGGGACGTGGTCCCCAAAGATGTGAATGCAGCCATTGCAGCCATGAAGTCAAGGAACTCTGTGCAGTTTGTGGACTGGTGTCCAACTGGCTTCAAGGTGGGCATCAACAACCAGCCACCCACAGTGATGCCAGGAGGGGACCTGGCCAAGGTCCAGCGGGCCGTGTGCATGCTGAGCAACACCACGGCCGTCGTGGAGGCCTGGGCCCGCCTGGACCACAAGTTTGACCTCATGTACGCCAAGAGGGCGTTTCTGCACTGGTACATCAGGGAAGGCATGGAGGAAGGCGAGTTCTCAGAGGCCCGGGAAGACTTGGCCGCTCTGGAGAAGGATTACGAAGAAATGGGACAAAGTTTCTGA
- the TUBAL3 gene encoding tubulin alpha chain-like 3 isoform X2, which yields MFAGCERIKNTEMLVASGIDGIRAGRHRSLFHPEQLVSGKEDAANNYARGRYSVGSEIIDLVLERIRKLAEQCSGLQGFLIFRSFGGGTGSGLTSLLMEQLSIEYSRKTKLEFSVYPAPRISTAVVEPYNSVLTTHSTLEHADCTFMVDNEAIYDICHHKLGVERPSYASINRLIGQAVSCITASLRFEGPLNVDLIEFQTNLVPYPRIHFPMTTFAPIISADNAYREELSVSDITAACFDFSNQLVKCDPRLGKYMACCLLYRGDVVPKDVNAAIAAMKSRNSVQFVDWCPTGFKVGINNQPPTVMPGGDLAKVQRAVCMLSNTTAVVEAWARLDHKFDLMYAKRAFLHWYIREGMEEGEFSEAREDLAALEKDYEEMGQSF from the exons ATGTTTGCTGGATGTGAAAGGATTAAAAATACGGAAATGTTGGTGGCTTCAGGAATAG ATGGGATTCGAGCCGGCCGGCACCGCTCTCTCTTCCACCCAGAGCAGCTCGTCAGCGGGAAGGAAGACGCCGCAAACAACTATGCCCGCGGTCGCTACTCTGTGGGGTCCGAGATCATCGACCTTGTGCTGGAGAGGATCCGAAAGCTG GCAGAGCAGTGCAGTGGACTCCAGGGATTTTTGATCTTCCGAAGCTTTGGAGGAGGCACCGGATCGGGATTGACGTCTCTCTTAATGGAGCAGCTCTCGATAGAATACAGCCGGAAGACGAAACTGGAGTTCTCTGTCTATCCGGCCCCCAGGATCTCCACTGCTGTAGTGGAGCCTTACAACTCCGTCCTCACCACGCACTCCACCCTGGAGCACGCGGACTGCACCTTCATGGTGGACAACGAGGCCATCTATGACATCTGCCACCATAAACTTGGTGTCGAGCGCCCCTCTTACGCCAGCATTAATAGGCTGATAGGTCAGGCGGTCTCTTGCATTACTGCTTCCCTCCGGTTTGAAGGGCCCTTGAATGTGGACCTCATTGAATTCCAGACCAACCTAGTACCTTATCCAAGAATACATTTCCCCATGACAACCTTCGCCCCCATCATCTCTGCAGACAACGCCTACCGCGAGGAGCTCTCTGTGTCCGACATCACCGCTGCTTGCTTTGACTTCTCCAATCAGCTGGTCAAGTGCGACCCTCGGCTGGGGAAGTACATGGCCTGCTGCCTACTCTACAGAGGGGACGTGGTCCCCAAAGATGTGAATGCAGCCATTGCAGCCATGAAGTCAAGGAACTCTGTGCAGTTTGTGGACTGGTGTCCAACTGGCTTCAAGGTGGGCATCAACAACCAGCCACCCACAGTGATGCCAGGAGGGGACCTGGCCAAGGTCCAGCGGGCCGTGTGCATGCTGAGCAACACCACGGCCGTCGTGGAGGCCTGGGCCCGCCTGGACCACAAGTTTGACCTCATGTACGCCAAGAGGGCGTTTCTGCACTGGTACATCAGGGAAGGCATGGAGGAAGGCGAGTTCTCAGAGGCCCGGGAAGACTTGGCCGCTCTGGAGAAGGATTACGAAGAAATGGGACAAAGTTTCTGA